From the Terriglobia bacterium genome, the window GGGGGGTGTCCGATGAGCGGGGCGCGGCGGTTGCTGATTCTCGGCGGCTTGGCCCTGATCATCTGGGGCATGGGCTATGGCCTCTGGTATGCCGTCTTTGCGGAGCACCAGGCGCTCGACGGCATCGGGGCGTCGCTGGCCACGGGCTTTGCCGGAGCCGCCAGTCACGACGGGGCGGCGGCGCAAGCGGCGCTGAGCCGGTACAGAGAAGTGAAGTACGTCTACGACCGCCAGGTGGACATTCACAGCCACTGGATCGGGCTGGCGATGCTGCTCATCGTGCTGGGGATCGCCTACGAGCGGGTGGCGCTGGGCGAGCGGCTGCGCTATTTGCTGGCGGTGGGCTTGCTGCTGGGCGCGGTGATTTTTCCGCTGGGCGTTCTGCTGCAGACCCTGAACCATGGTGCCGGGCCGCGCGCCGTGGCCGCGCTGGGGGCGGCGCTGGTGATCGGATCGCTGGGGGGCATGGCGCTGGGCTTCGCGCGCGGGCGCACGGCGTCCTGACGGGACGCTCTCTGCTGAGACAAGCCGGGATGGTTACCGGCGGGCGAGGAACTTGCGCAGGCAGGCGCGATAGCTCTCCGGCGTCGCGAAATCCGCGAAAATGGCCGCCGTGCGCACGTCCACCTGACGCACACGCCGCGGCTCGCGGTAGATGACTTCGCGCGCGGTTCTTGCCCGGAAAAACTCGGGGAGGACGCTGGCGGCGATGAGCAGCGGGTGTCCCGTCGCGCTCCGGTGCCGCGGCAGGACGATGGCCTCGCGCGCATTGCGGGCGCGGAAAGCCCGCACCAGCCGCTGGATGGTCTGGCGGCGCAAGAGAGGCTGATCCACCGGGTAGAGCAGAATGGCCGCGCCGGCGGGGACGCGCCGCAGGGCGCAGAGCAGGGAACTCAGCTGGCCGGAACGCCACCGCCGGTTGACCACCAGGCGCGCGCCGCGCGGCACCGCCGGGCGGATCTGCTCCGCGTCGCAACCCAGCACCACGATGGGATGCGCGAGGCCGGCGCAGTTCTCCACAGCGATGGCCAGCGCGGTCTTGCGGCCGAAAACGGCCAGCGGCCGGGGGAAGCCGAGGCGCCCGGAGCTGCCTGCGGCGAGGAGAACGGGGACGATTTTTTCCTGGGTCATGGCGGTGCGAGAAAGGGCACTATAATCGAGGCTCCGGCGAATAGCAAAAAGCCCGCCGGGGAACGCTCTGAAACGCGCGTTTCTTTCCGGCCTTTCCGCCCTTGCCTCTTGGCCGCATTCGCACTAGAATTCTTTGGCGCCGCGTTCTGCAGTCCTCATCTTGCAACCGAGTCCGCGGGCACTGGCTCCGGCATGGGGCCGACAGGGATCACTGTGTACTCTCATCCATTCCGCTATCACCGGGCAGAAACGCTCCCGAGCGCCGTGCAGCTTCTGCAGGAGCTTGGGGAGGAAGCCAAGCTCATTGCCGGAGGGCAGAGCCTGATTCCGCTGATGAAGATGCGCCTGGCGCGTCCGGCCGCGCTGATTGACATCAACCACATTCCCGGCTTGAGCGGGATCGAGCGCCACGACGGGGAGATCCGTCTGGGGGCGCTGGCGCGCCACGCGGACATTGAAGCCTCGAGCGTGGCCGCGGCGATACCCATCGTGCACGATTGCGCGGCAGGGATTGCCGACATCCAAGTGCGCAATCAGGGCACCATCGGCGGATCGATCGCCGAAGCCGATCCCAGCGGGGATTGGGGCGCCGTGCTGCTCACACTGGAGACGCTGGTGCGCTCCTTCGGGCCGCAGGGCGAGCGCACCGTGACGCTGGAAGAGTTCATCCAGGACGCCTACACCACGGTGCTGGGGCACGACGAACTGGTGCGCGAAGTGATCGTCCGGATTCCGCCAAAGCACAGCGGCGGGGCCTTCGTGGCCTTCAAGCGCAGCGCGCCGGTATATGCCACGGCGAACGCCGCGGTGCAGCTGACGCTGGGCGACAAGGACACCTGCAAGGACGTGCGCATCGTGCTGGGTTGCGTGGGGCTGATGGCCATTCGCGCCAGGGAAGCGGAAGCCGAACTGCGCGGCAGGCCGCTAACGGGAAAAGCGCTGCAGGCCGCCGGGGAAGCCGCGCGCGCCGCCGCCGAGCCGCAGGGCGATCTGCGGGGGTCGGCCGACTACAAACGCGTGCTGATCGGAGCGCTGGTGAAGCGCGCGATCGGCATTGCCGCGCGGCGCGCCCGCGGGGAACAGGTGGAGGCCGGACACGAATATGCCGCCCGTTGAACATACCGAGAAAGTGACCGTACGCATCCGCGTGAACGGGGAACCGCGCGAGGCGCGCGTGGAAGCGCGCACGCTGCTCGTGGATTTTCTGCGCGAGGAACTCAGCCTGACCGGAACGCACATCGGCTGCGACACGACCTACTGCGGGGCCTGCACCGTACT encodes:
- a CDS encoding nucleotidyltransferase family protein, translating into MTQEKIVPVLLAAGSSGRLGFPRPLAVFGRKTALAIAVENCAGLAHPIVVLGCDAEQIRPAVPRGARLVVNRRWRSGQLSSLLCALRRVPAGAAILLYPVDQPLLRRQTIQRLVRAFRARNAREAIVLPRHRSATGHPLLIAASVLPEFFRARTAREVIYREPRRVRQVDVRTAAIFADFATPESYRACLRKFLARR
- a CDS encoding xanthine dehydrogenase family protein subunit M; translation: MQLLQELGEEAKLIAGGQSLIPLMKMRLARPAALIDINHIPGLSGIERHDGEIRLGALARHADIEASSVAAAIPIVHDCAAGIADIQVRNQGTIGGSIAEADPSGDWGAVLLTLETLVRSFGPQGERTVTLEEFIQDAYTTVLGHDELVREVIVRIPPKHSGGAFVAFKRSAPVYATANAAVQLTLGDKDTCKDVRIVLGCVGLMAIRAREAEAELRGRPLTGKALQAAGEAARAAAEPQGDLRGSADYKRVLIGALVKRAIGIAARRARGEQVEAGHEYAAR